Proteins encoded in a region of the Gallalistipes aquisgranensis genome:
- a CDS encoding efflux RND transporter permease subunit — MSLASVCIKRPVLATVLNIFVLIIGFIGFTFLGVRDYPSVDPPIISVRTTFSGANADVIETQITEPLEASINGIPGIRSISSVSSDGTSYISVEFNIEVDLETAANDVRNKVSEAQRKLPADVDPPVVTKADADAEPIYSVTLESESRSIIDLSEYAEVNFKERLQTIPGVSSVDVRGSRRMSIRLKMDPMLLAAYGLTPMDVRDAVTRENIELPAGRIEGDNTELIIRTLGRLETIDDFNNLIISQDGERVVRFSDVGEAIIEAQNTRSILKRNGVTMVSCMLIPQPGANYITIVDNAVKGIEQIKKDLPEDIVIRTGFDNTKFIRQSINEVQHTIVEAFVLVVLIIFLFLRTWRTTLIPVLAIPVSLIGAFFIMYICGFSINILTLLAIVLAIGLVVDDAIVVMENIYSKIEQGMDPEEAGIKGTQEIFFAVISTTVALVAVFFPIVFLQGVTGRLFREFSLVIAGAVVISAFVALTFTPMITVKMLSGSSTQGKLYRITEPFFTGLTNFYKRALLGFLRRRWVAVVILVVTLGVVGWLWTQIPSEMAPLEDRSQLKATSTAPEGTSYDYMLAYTDRVTDTINKYVPEQDGGHLAMVGMRNTVNSSNFTIILKDADQRERTQQEIAADLTPRLSKMTGARTIVSQQQTFGNQKGGLPVQYVLQAQSLDDMREALPRFMNEVSASPVFSVSDVNLKFTKPELTVSINRDRAATMGVTVQNIAETLQLAMSEQRIGYYIRNGKQYEILSMFDRPSRSKPTDLAGIYVRNDKGELIQLDNFVTLTESSTPPKLYHYNRFVSATVSADMVKGKTLGDGLEEMDRIAKKVLDDTFSTTLSGNSKDFVESSSSLIFAFSLALILIYLVLAAQFESFRDPLIIMLTVPLALIGALLSMYLFSQTMNIFSQIGIIMLIGLVTKNGILIVEFANQRKEHGLSVHDAITDAAVSRLRPILMTSLATILGILPMAVSTGAGSESRIAMGITVVGGMICATFLTLFVIPAIYSYLSHSNKSEKQS, encoded by the coding sequence ATGAGTCTTGCCTCTGTCTGCATAAAACGACCGGTACTGGCCACGGTGCTCAACATTTTCGTCCTGATCATCGGCTTTATCGGTTTCACGTTTCTCGGCGTGCGGGACTACCCGAGCGTCGATCCGCCGATCATCTCCGTGCGCACCACCTTTTCGGGGGCCAACGCGGACGTGATCGAGACCCAGATCACCGAACCCCTCGAAGCCTCGATCAACGGCATCCCGGGTATCCGCTCCATCTCGAGCGTCAGTTCCGACGGAACGAGCTACATTTCCGTGGAGTTCAACATCGAGGTCGATTTGGAAACGGCCGCCAACGACGTGCGTAACAAGGTGTCCGAAGCCCAGCGCAAGCTGCCCGCCGACGTCGATCCGCCCGTGGTGACCAAAGCCGATGCCGACGCCGAACCCATTTACAGCGTCACGCTCGAAAGCGAAAGCCGCTCGATCATCGACCTGAGCGAATACGCCGAAGTCAACTTCAAGGAGCGCCTGCAAACCATTCCGGGCGTCTCGTCGGTCGACGTGCGCGGTTCGCGGCGCATGTCGATCCGTCTGAAGATGGACCCCATGCTGCTGGCAGCCTACGGGCTCACCCCGATGGACGTGCGCGACGCCGTCACCCGAGAGAACATCGAACTTCCGGCCGGCCGCATCGAAGGCGACAACACGGAGCTCATCATCCGCACGCTGGGCCGACTGGAGACCATCGACGACTTCAACAACCTGATCATCTCCCAGGACGGGGAGCGCGTAGTGCGTTTCTCGGACGTGGGCGAAGCCATCATCGAGGCCCAGAACACCCGTTCGATCCTCAAACGCAACGGCGTGACGATGGTCTCCTGCATGCTGATCCCCCAGCCGGGAGCCAACTACATCACGATCGTCGACAATGCCGTCAAAGGCATCGAACAGATCAAGAAGGACCTTCCGGAAGATATCGTCATCCGCACCGGTTTCGACAATACGAAGTTCATCCGCCAGTCGATCAACGAGGTGCAGCATACCATCGTCGAGGCGTTCGTGCTGGTGGTGCTCATCATCTTCCTCTTCCTGCGCACGTGGCGCACCACGCTGATCCCCGTGCTGGCCATCCCCGTCTCGCTGATCGGAGCCTTCTTCATCATGTACATCTGCGGGTTCTCGATCAACATCCTCACCCTGCTGGCCATCGTGCTGGCTATCGGACTGGTGGTCGACGACGCCATCGTGGTCATGGAGAACATCTATTCGAAGATCGAACAGGGCATGGACCCCGAGGAGGCCGGTATCAAGGGGACGCAGGAGATATTCTTCGCCGTCATCTCCACCACCGTGGCTCTGGTGGCCGTGTTCTTCCCGATCGTCTTCCTGCAGGGCGTCACGGGCCGCCTGTTCCGCGAGTTCAGTCTCGTGATCGCCGGCGCCGTGGTGATCTCGGCATTCGTGGCGCTCACCTTCACCCCGATGATCACGGTGAAGATGCTCAGCGGCTCCTCCACCCAGGGAAAACTCTACCGCATCACGGAGCCTTTCTTCACGGGTCTCACCAACTTCTACAAACGGGCCCTGCTCGGTTTCCTCAGACGGCGCTGGGTAGCCGTCGTCATCCTCGTGGTAACGCTGGGCGTCGTCGGATGGCTCTGGACCCAGATTCCCTCCGAGATGGCCCCGCTCGAGGACCGGTCCCAGCTGAAGGCCACGTCGACCGCCCCGGAAGGCACGTCGTACGACTACATGCTGGCCTATACCGACCGTGTGACCGACACCATCAACAAATACGTCCCCGAACAGGACGGCGGCCACCTGGCCATGGTGGGCATGCGGAACACGGTGAACAGCTCGAACTTCACGATCATCCTCAAGGATGCCGACCAGCGGGAACGCACCCAGCAGGAGATCGCGGCCGACTTGACGCCCCGCCTCTCGAAGATGACCGGGGCCCGCACGATCGTCTCCCAGCAGCAGACCTTCGGAAACCAGAAGGGAGGCCTCCCCGTTCAGTACGTGTTGCAGGCCCAGAGCCTGGACGACATGCGGGAAGCGCTGCCCCGCTTCATGAACGAAGTGTCGGCCAGCCCGGTCTTCTCCGTTTCGGACGTCAACCTAAAATTCACCAAACCGGAGCTCACGGTCAGCATCAACCGAGACCGGGCCGCCACGATGGGCGTGACGGTCCAGAACATCGCCGAAACACTCCAGTTGGCCATGAGCGAACAGCGTATCGGCTACTACATCCGCAACGGCAAGCAGTACGAAATCCTCAGCATGTTCGACCGGCCCAGCCGGAGCAAACCGACCGACCTGGCGGGCATCTACGTCCGTAACGACAAGGGCGAGCTGATCCAGCTCGACAACTTCGTCACGCTGACCGAAAGCAGCACTCCGCCCAAGCTCTACCACTACAACCGTTTCGTATCGGCCACCGTATCGGCGGACATGGTCAAGGGCAAGACGCTGGGCGACGGCCTGGAAGAGATGGACCGCATTGCGAAAAAGGTGCTCGACGACACGTTCAGCACCACGCTCAGCGGTAACTCGAAAGACTTCGTCGAGAGTTCTTCGAGCCTGATCTTCGCCTTCTCGCTGGCCCTGATCCTGATCTATCTGGTGCTGGCCGCCCAGTTCGAGAGTTTCCGCGACCCGCTCATCATCATGCTCACCGTGCCGCTGGCCCTGATCGGAGCCCTGCTGTCGATGTACCTCTTCTCGCAGACGATGAACATTTTCAGCCAGATCGGTATCATCATGCTGATCGGACTGGTGACCAAGAACGGTATCCTGATCGTCGAGTTCGCCAACCAGCGCAAGGAACACGGACTTTCGGTGCACGATGCCATCACGGATGCGGCCGTATCGCGTCTGCGCCCGATCCTGATGACCTCGCTGGCGACCATCCTGGGCATCCTCCCGATGGCTGTCTCCACGGGTGCCGGCTCGGAGAGCCGCATCGCCATGGGTATCACGGTCGTGGGCGGCATGATCTGCGCCACGTTCCTCACCCTGTTCGTCATCCCCGCCATTTACAGTTACCTCAGCCACAGCAACAAATCGGAAAAACAATCATGA
- a CDS encoding TolC family protein yields MIRQTISALFIFGLALGSVRAENPGQQPGVPLTLNDLLQHMQPEPPSPDTKLLSLEECLKEAIEGNYAVKIARNEQEIARNNHTPAPFLPVLSAGLDQSQDRLSNRDVYRGGEPAVKQDYVANTYTADLSLDWRLFDGMSMFATYDTQKELLKAGELNLRGNIESLVSDISEQYYYIVTEQNRLEAAKLYLAISTLRYNQALEKYNIGSISGLEMKQAKIDLNADSSKLVLQQEIIRNAYITLYEMMNVDLKTKAQLCDTITPNGQLSLEVLRTEAMDRNTSVLLARSGQRVSELDLKIARSSRYPTLDFTAAYRFDHSASGKLAPRFSQLHGATWGFTASIKLFDRLETNRKIKNAKLELDNSELTLQQTQLGVTSEISRLFNTYRKNFMMIGFEQESADAALANLDAAMEMYRLGTMSGIEFREIQRSYLEAVERKLDAVYQAKISEINLRYLSGGILQ; encoded by the coding sequence ATGATCCGCCAAACGATATCCGCCCTTTTCATCTTCGGTCTCGCACTCGGTTCCGTCCGTGCGGAAAATCCCGGACAGCAGCCCGGAGTGCCCCTCACGCTGAACGATCTGCTGCAACACATGCAGCCCGAACCCCCTTCGCCCGACACGAAACTGCTGTCGCTGGAAGAGTGTCTGAAAGAGGCCATCGAGGGAAACTACGCGGTCAAGATCGCCCGGAACGAACAGGAGATCGCCCGGAACAACCACACTCCGGCCCCCTTCCTGCCCGTACTCTCGGCCGGGCTCGACCAAAGCCAGGACCGGCTCTCCAACCGGGACGTCTACCGGGGCGGAGAACCCGCCGTCAAACAGGATTACGTGGCCAACACCTACACGGCCGACCTGTCGCTCGACTGGCGCCTGTTCGACGGAATGTCGATGTTCGCCACCTATGACACCCAGAAGGAGCTGCTCAAGGCAGGAGAACTCAATCTGAGGGGAAACATCGAAAGCCTCGTATCGGACATCTCGGAGCAATACTATTACATCGTCACCGAGCAAAACCGGCTGGAAGCCGCCAAACTGTACCTGGCCATCTCCACCCTGCGGTACAACCAGGCGCTGGAGAAATACAACATCGGCAGCATCTCCGGTCTGGAGATGAAACAGGCTAAAATCGACCTGAACGCCGACAGTTCGAAGCTGGTGCTCCAGCAGGAGATCATCCGCAACGCCTATATCACCCTGTACGAGATGATGAACGTCGACCTGAAAACCAAGGCGCAACTGTGCGATACGATCACCCCGAACGGCCAGCTTTCGCTGGAAGTGCTGCGGACGGAAGCCATGGACCGCAACACTTCGGTCCTGCTGGCCCGCTCCGGACAGCGCGTATCGGAACTCGACCTGAAAATCGCCCGTTCGTCGCGTTACCCCACCCTCGACTTCACGGCGGCCTACCGGTTCGACCACAGTGCCAGCGGGAAACTGGCGCCCCGTTTCAGCCAGCTGCACGGCGCCACATGGGGTTTCACGGCCTCGATCAAACTCTTCGACAGACTGGAAACCAACCGCAAGATCAAAAACGCCAAACTCGAACTGGACAACAGCGAGCTCACGCTTCAACAGACCCAACTCGGCGTCACCAGCGAAATTTCGCGCCTGTTCAATACCTACCGCAAGAATTTCATGATGATCGGTTTCGAGCAGGAATCGGCCGACGCGGCACTGGCCAATCTCGACGCAGCGATGGAGATGTACCGGCTGGGCACCATGTCGGGTATCGAGTTCCGGGAAATCCAGCGCAGCTACCTGGAAGCCGTCGAGCGGAAACTCGACGCCGTTTACCAGGCGAAAATATCGGAAATCAATCTGCGATACCTCTCCGGCGGCATCCTGCAATAA
- a CDS encoding endonuclease/exonuclease/phosphatase family protein yields MRRNYGDYGRKDRGAESRRRGMNLLDYVLLIATVICAAVLLLAYLARYVNPNDVWIFAFLGLAAPVFYIVNVVLLLYWVLRWRAYAFIPLTVLLTGIGGISSFFRPVLSKRYVEPSDEAALTVVSYNVMGFLSREDPRHVSNMRETVSFIDSLAPDLLFIQEYQSTPKAPAREIDSLLGALPYRVVNYKVSGTPGHGWGLAIYSRYPVVRSGHVDFEHSTNSSLWADVAVRKGDTLRLFNNHLQTTSINSSDRDFITTPEFMQSDSEAKKERVRNIVHKLRENYKIRARQADSLAPLIASSPYPVIVCGDFNDTPMSYAYHTIRGGLSDAFSEKGHGMTNTYRGFFNLFRIDYVLHSPELETLSYSTPPSDRSDHNPVLVRLKLPGPRP; encoded by the coding sequence ATGAGACGAAATTACGGAGACTACGGCAGAAAGGACCGTGGGGCGGAATCCCGGCGGAGAGGGATGAATTTGCTGGATTATGTCCTGCTGATCGCTACCGTGATCTGTGCCGCCGTTCTCCTGCTCGCCTATCTGGCCCGCTATGTCAATCCCAACGATGTCTGGATATTCGCTTTCCTGGGGCTGGCGGCCCCGGTCTTCTATATCGTGAATGTGGTTCTGCTGCTCTACTGGGTACTCCGCTGGAGGGCTTACGCCTTCATTCCGCTGACCGTACTGCTGACGGGAATCGGGGGGATCTCCTCCTTTTTCCGGCCCGTGTTGAGCAAGCGTTATGTGGAACCGTCCGATGAGGCGGCTCTGACGGTGGTCAGTTACAATGTGATGGGATTCCTGAGCCGGGAGGACCCCCGTCACGTTTCCAACATGCGGGAGACGGTCTCCTTCATCGACTCGCTGGCTCCCGATCTGCTCTTTATCCAGGAGTACCAGTCGACTCCCAAGGCCCCGGCCCGGGAGATCGACAGCCTGCTGGGGGCGCTTCCCTACCGGGTGGTGAACTACAAGGTGTCGGGCACTCCGGGACATGGCTGGGGGCTGGCCATTTACAGCCGCTATCCGGTGGTCCGGTCGGGCCATGTGGATTTCGAACATTCGACCAACTCCTCGCTCTGGGCCGACGTGGCGGTGCGTAAGGGCGATACGCTCCGGCTGTTCAACAACCATCTGCAAACCACTTCGATCAACTCTTCCGACCGCGATTTCATCACTACGCCCGAGTTCATGCAGAGCGACAGCGAAGCGAAAAAGGAGCGGGTGCGCAATATCGTTCACAAACTACGGGAGAATTACAAGATACGGGCCCGGCAGGCCGATTCGCTGGCTCCGTTGATCGCTTCGAGCCCCTACCCGGTGATCGTGTGCGGCGATTTCAACGATACGCCGATGTCCTATGCCTATCATACGATCCGAGGCGGTCTGTCGGACGCCTTCAGCGAGAAGGGGCACGGTATGACCAACACCTACCGAGGATTTTTCAATCTGTTCCGGATCGATTACGTGTTGCATTCCCCCGAGTTGGAGACGCTCAGTTACTCCACTCCTCCCTCCGACCGGTCGGACCACAATCCGGTGCTGGTGCGGCTGAAACTGCCCGGACCGCGGCCGTAG
- a CDS encoding rhomboid family intramembrane serine protease, with amino-acid sequence MFRPTGYFSTPPVVLNLIIVNCLFFMATALLPGDIGWMIEQKLGLYFWESSNFRLYQVVTHMFLHANFSHLFMNMFALWMFGRVLEYDLGGKRFLIYYMATGIGAALLHLGVSWIEISRIHGAIAEYGAQPDLVRALVSRVNVVTVGASGAVFGVLLAFGMMHPNSVIMLLIPPIPIKAKYFVIGYGVLELFLGISNSGGNVAHFAHVGGMLWGYLLLRWWKYKRVIYY; translated from the coding sequence ATGTTCAGACCGACCGGATATTTTTCGACGCCCCCCGTGGTGCTAAACCTGATTATTGTCAACTGCCTCTTTTTCATGGCCACGGCGCTGCTGCCGGGCGACATCGGATGGATGATCGAACAGAAACTGGGCCTCTATTTCTGGGAAAGCAGCAATTTCCGCCTCTACCAGGTGGTGACCCACATGTTCCTGCATGCCAATTTCTCGCACCTGTTCATGAATATGTTCGCCCTGTGGATGTTCGGCCGGGTGCTGGAGTACGATCTGGGAGGCAAACGTTTTCTGATCTACTATATGGCGACGGGAATCGGTGCGGCCCTGCTGCACCTGGGCGTAAGCTGGATCGAAATTTCCCGGATTCACGGGGCTATCGCCGAGTACGGGGCGCAGCCCGATCTGGTGCGTGCGCTGGTGAGCCGGGTCAACGTGGTGACGGTGGGGGCTTCGGGCGCCGTTTTCGGCGTGTTGCTGGCTTTCGGCATGATGCATCCCAACAGCGTTATCATGCTGCTGATTCCTCCGATTCCGATCAAGGCCAAATATTTCGTGATAGGTTACGGTGTGCTCGAACTCTTTCTGGGCATTTCGAATTCGGGCGGTAACGTCGCCCATTTCGCCCATGTGGGAGGCATGCTGTGGGGATATCTGTTGCTGAGGTGGTGGAAATACAAAAGGGTGATCTATTATTGA
- the mutL gene encoding DNA mismatch repair endonuclease MutL → MSDRIRLLPDSVSNQIAAGEVVNRPASVVKEMMENAVDAGARSVTVNFRDGGKEMIQVVDDGCGMSPLDARLAFDRHATSKITRVDDIYSLSTFGFRGEALASIAAVAEVQLRTRPHEDELGTAVDIAGGAFRSQEVVSCPPGTQFLVRNLFYNVPARRRFLDKSSTEARHITAEFQRVALCHPETAFLLYNNDAPVYNLPPSSLRQRIVGVIGKHIANNLLEVGADTTIVQVSGFVGRPSASKQTNRDQFLFVNGRYFKSAYFHKAILQAYEKLIPAGTQPSYFLYLKIDPERIDVNVHPQKIEIKFDDNNAVWQIINAAVRESLGKLGMVPMMDFDADMSVEIPVCRKDAPVRSPEVAPNPDFNPFNEDYGSVSGSGRVSRVADCSGSAGGYAVSERGMSGGRSGEEPEPSGVAYPVAAGEAEEFPDPQLMEFISGDEAQQGLLEIESGCAFGPAIRLGQGYAVATVGDGVAVVDIRRAYEAVLYDRYMLMLGSGSSATQQLLFPERIPLSIDDYNLMKLYRDDFVSFGFDLEFGQDELWVEVTGVPADFTSSAVGDLLFELLDGLREETRSPGELRRGRLASIMSRNGASALSRNLGEEELEELLSSLAACGNSCYTPSGRPVMTVIPESEIRKRLK, encoded by the coding sequence ATGTCAGACCGTATCAGACTGCTGCCCGATTCCGTTTCCAACCAGATCGCCGCCGGCGAGGTGGTCAACCGTCCTGCGTCTGTCGTCAAGGAGATGATGGAGAATGCTGTGGACGCCGGGGCCCGCAGCGTGACCGTCAATTTCCGGGACGGAGGCAAAGAGATGATCCAGGTGGTGGACGACGGCTGCGGCATGTCGCCCCTCGATGCGCGGCTGGCTTTCGACCGTCATGCCACCAGCAAGATCACGCGGGTGGACGATATCTACTCCCTCTCCACGTTCGGTTTCCGGGGCGAGGCGCTCGCTTCGATCGCGGCGGTGGCCGAGGTGCAGCTGCGTACCCGGCCGCACGAGGATGAATTGGGAACGGCCGTGGATATCGCCGGAGGAGCGTTCCGCAGTCAGGAGGTGGTCAGCTGCCCGCCGGGTACGCAGTTCCTGGTGCGCAATCTGTTCTACAACGTTCCGGCCCGGCGCCGTTTCCTGGACAAGAGTTCCACCGAAGCCCGCCACATCACGGCCGAGTTCCAGCGGGTGGCGCTCTGCCATCCCGAAACCGCGTTCCTGCTCTACAACAACGACGCTCCCGTCTATAACCTGCCGCCCTCGTCGCTCCGCCAGCGGATCGTGGGGGTGATCGGCAAACATATTGCCAATAACCTGCTCGAAGTGGGGGCCGACACCACGATCGTGCAGGTGTCGGGATTCGTGGGCCGTCCTTCGGCCAGCAAGCAGACCAACCGGGACCAGTTCCTTTTCGTGAACGGGCGCTATTTCAAGAGCGCCTATTTCCACAAGGCGATCCTGCAGGCCTACGAGAAGCTGATTCCTGCCGGAACGCAGCCCTCCTATTTCCTCTACCTGAAGATCGACCCTGAGCGGATCGACGTGAACGTACATCCCCAGAAGATCGAGATCAAGTTCGACGACAACAATGCCGTCTGGCAGATCATCAACGCCGCCGTGCGTGAAAGCCTCGGCAAACTGGGCATGGTGCCGATGATGGATTTCGATGCCGATATGTCGGTGGAAATTCCCGTATGCCGGAAAGATGCGCCCGTCCGCTCGCCGGAGGTGGCGCCCAATCCCGATTTCAATCCGTTCAACGAGGATTACGGTTCGGTGTCGGGCAGCGGCCGGGTTTCCCGGGTGGCCGACTGTTCGGGGAGTGCCGGCGGATATGCGGTTTCGGAAAGGGGGATGTCCGGAGGAAGGTCCGGGGAGGAACCGGAACCGTCCGGAGTGGCCTATCCCGTTGCTGCCGGAGAGGCGGAGGAGTTTCCCGACCCCCAACTGATGGAGTTTATTTCGGGGGATGAGGCGCAGCAGGGGTTGCTCGAGATCGAGAGCGGCTGTGCGTTCGGTCCGGCGATCCGGCTGGGGCAGGGATACGCCGTCGCCACGGTGGGTGACGGGGTGGCGGTGGTCGATATCCGCAGGGCATACGAAGCGGTGCTCTACGACCGTTATATGCTCATGCTGGGCAGCGGGAGCAGCGCCACGCAGCAGTTGCTCTTTCCGGAACGGATACCTCTTTCGATCGACGACTACAATCTGATGAAACTGTACCGGGACGACTTCGTCTCGTTCGGTTTCGATCTGGAGTTCGGGCAGGATGAGCTTTGGGTGGAGGTAACCGGCGTTCCTGCCGATTTCACCTCGTCGGCGGTGGGCGACCTGCTGTTCGAACTGCTCGACGGGCTGCGTGAGGAGACCCGTTCCCCCGGAGAGCTGCGCCGCGGCCGGCTGGCCTCCATCATGTCGCGCAACGGGGCTTCGGCCCTGAGCAGGAATCTCGGAGAGGAGGAGCTGGAAGAGCTGCTCTCTTCGCTGGCCGCCTGCGGCAACAGTTGTTACACTCCTTCGGGACGTCCCGTGATGACGGTGATCCCGGAGAGCGAAATAAGGAAAAGACTTAAATAG
- the dnaJ gene encoding molecular chaperone DnaJ has translation MAAKRDYYEVLGVSRDASADEIKKAYRKAAIQYHPDKNPGNKEAEEKFKEAAEAYDVLSNPDKKARYDQFGHEGMSGAGGFGGGGGFSGGFTMEDIFSQFGDIFGGHFSGGGFSGGFGGFGGGGQQRVNRGSDLRIKVKLTLKEIANGTAKKLKINKLNQCDRCGGSGAKDSSAFKTCPTCNGSGYVTQVVNTFFGRTQSTQTCPTCHGEGKVVTEPCPKCHGDGTLKGEDVIEIKIPAGVGEGMQLSVSGKGNAAHHGGVNGDLLVLIEEEKDPNFVRDGNDLIYNLNITVPTALLGGAVEVPTVDSRVKIKIDPGTHAGKVLRLKGKGLPDVNGYGRGDILVVIDVAVPAKLTAEEKKLVEQLSQGPSFRSAEGASRENIFDRMRSFFR, from the coding sequence ATGGCAGCGAAAAGAGATTACTACGAGGTATTGGGGGTTTCCCGCGACGCGAGCGCCGACGAGATCAAGAAGGCGTACCGCAAGGCGGCCATCCAGTACCACCCAGACAAGAATCCCGGCAACAAGGAGGCCGAGGAGAAGTTCAAGGAGGCTGCCGAGGCGTACGACGTGCTGAGCAATCCCGACAAGAAGGCCCGTTACGACCAGTTCGGCCACGAAGGCATGAGCGGTGCGGGCGGTTTCGGCGGAGGCGGCGGTTTCTCGGGCGGCTTCACGATGGAGGACATTTTCAGCCAGTTCGGCGACATTTTCGGCGGACACTTTTCCGGCGGCGGCTTCTCGGGCGGCTTCGGCGGTTTCGGCGGAGGCGGGCAGCAGCGGGTGAACCGGGGTTCCGATCTGCGCATCAAGGTCAAACTGACCCTCAAGGAGATCGCTAACGGAACGGCCAAGAAGCTGAAAATCAATAAACTGAATCAGTGCGACCGTTGCGGAGGCAGCGGGGCGAAGGACAGCAGCGCCTTCAAGACGTGTCCCACCTGCAACGGTTCGGGTTATGTGACACAAGTGGTCAACACCTTTTTCGGCCGTACGCAGAGTACGCAGACCTGTCCCACCTGTCACGGCGAGGGCAAGGTGGTGACCGAGCCGTGTCCCAAGTGCCACGGCGACGGAACGCTCAAGGGCGAGGACGTGATCGAGATCAAGATTCCGGCCGGTGTGGGCGAAGGCATGCAGCTCTCTGTGAGCGGCAAGGGTAATGCGGCCCACCACGGAGGGGTGAACGGCGACCTGCTGGTGCTGATCGAGGAGGAGAAGGACCCCAATTTCGTACGGGACGGCAACGATTTGATCTACAATCTCAATATCACGGTGCCGACGGCCCTGCTGGGAGGTGCCGTGGAGGTGCCCACGGTGGATTCCCGCGTGAAGATCAAGATCGACCCCGGGACCCATGCGGGGAAGGTGCTCCGGCTCAAGGGAAAGGGGCTGCCCGACGTGAACGGCTACGGCCGGGGCGATATTCTCGTGGTGATCGACGTGGCGGTTCCCGCCAAGCTCACTGCCGAGGAGAAGAAGCTGGTGGAACAGCTCTCCCAGGGACCGAGTTTCCGAAGTGCCGAAGGGGCTTCCAGAGAGAATATTTTCGACCGGATGCGCAGTTTCTTCCGGTAG
- a CDS encoding nucleotide exchange factor GrpE, which yields MAKDKNKEKMKNKKADSQTVVEDDSFVQGEAYPNCDGEPCVNVADEAEEGRDKSAPLAEEAAAAEAAQWKDKYLRLSAEFDNYRKRTLREKMDLIAAGGEDVIKSVLVIVDDLDRALLAVENAKDVEALREGVRLIAQKLESTLRSKGVSEIEAIGLPLDTDLHEAVAKVPVEDEAKKGKIIDVVQKGYKLKDKVVRYAKVVVGE from the coding sequence ATGGCAAAAGATAAAAACAAGGAGAAAATGAAAAACAAAAAGGCTGACAGCCAAACGGTTGTCGAGGATGATTCGTTCGTGCAGGGCGAAGCGTACCCCAACTGCGACGGCGAGCCGTGTGTCAATGTGGCAGACGAGGCGGAAGAAGGCCGTGACAAATCGGCACCTTTGGCAGAAGAGGCCGCCGCAGCCGAGGCTGCCCAGTGGAAGGACAAATACCTGCGTCTGTCGGCTGAATTCGACAATTACCGCAAACGCACCCTGCGCGAGAAGATGGATCTGATCGCAGCGGGCGGCGAGGATGTCATCAAATCGGTGCTGGTCATCGTGGACGACCTGGACCGCGCCCTGCTGGCCGTGGAGAACGCCAAGGACGTGGAGGCGCTGCGCGAGGGCGTGCGTCTGATCGCCCAGAAACTCGAAAGCACGCTCCGCAGCAAGGGCGTTTCGGAGATCGAGGCGATCGGCCTGCCGCTGGACACCGATCTGCACGAGGCGGTGGCCAAGGTGCCCGTGGAAGACGAGGCCAAGAAGGGCAAGATCATCGATGTGGTGCAGAAAGGATACAAACTCAAGGATAAAGTGGTCCGCTACGCGAAGGTGGTGGTAGGAGAATAA